The Toxoplasma gondii ME49 chromosome XI, whole genome shotgun sequence region AGTGCGGGAGGCAACTGAGCGAGCGCAATTTCGGATACGCGTCGAAACAACATTGCACCGTCTAAATGAAGCGAGAAAAGTCACTTCTCCAACTCGAGTTGAATGAAACCTTGCCAGTTAGCAACACATGTCTCCAGCTGTTCACGGGATAAAAATGCATACTCCAGCCGTCCGTAGATCGTCTAAAATACGGACTGACGAAAGAAACTAGCAGGCAGAGCACAGTCCATGCCACTCAGACAAGAATGGCGTTCTGCAGCGTGAGAAGAGATTCCGCCGCGACCGGCTCGGCACAAAAAGCCGAACGACGGTGAGATCAACGTCTTGAGGAGACGCCTGTCGACACACagcgtcttcctttctctaAAAAATTCTTTGAAACTGGAGAATGTTCGTTCAGCGCAATGATCTCTCTGCGGTAAATGGAAAACTATCTTCGGCTAACACACCAtaacttggatccggtaaacaaagacatTTCAGATCTGGAATCCAGTCCTGGGCACGCGCTTGTGGTTTCGCTTCCGCCTCGTTTGCTGTGGAAGCGAAAATCcaaaaggagagagcaaCTGCGACACAAAGTACTCGCACTGCGTTCCTGCGAGGTCGAATACACACAGGGATGTCATTTTGCTTTGTGTCTACCGAGTTGTTCAAAGCGTGGTAGGCTTTGCAGGTGTTGAAACTTACACAGGATCGCTCCAGTCAGATCGAGTGGAACAAATGCGCAAGAGTTCCACTTTAGGTTGGATGTCGCTCTGTCTTTGCTCAGCTGGGAAAGTTACCAAGAACACGGGTGCCGACTTCGCACACCGGAAGGTTGCAAGAGAAATAATCCTGGAAAAATGCGTGTAGTGTGATAAGAAgatctcttctctctacACTGAGAAACTGCAAGCGGAAAGAAAAGTATGCAACTGACAGGCTCAAAGACCACCACCTCTGCTGACACATTGATATAGAGTCCCACAGTTTTCGTATGCTCTCCTGTTGAATTGGTCGACTCTATGCGGCAGATCTGGAAACTTCTGTATGACCTCGTTGTTCCGACCGTGCGACGACTTCAACGACGCTGCAGAATTCAACAAAGTTGCCTGTTTTTGAGGTTTAATGTCCAACCTGCTACCTGCCGGCGCATCGACCAGCAGCAAAGATAACCACTTCCAAGACTTTCTTGTGTAGCACATTCGAGTTGGGGTCGCGCGAGTGAATTTCTGCCACGGCAACGCAACGCGCGCTTTGCCACTTTATCCGTTGGTTTCCCTGCCGAGCGCAAGATATCCGTTTGAGCTGCTTCACAAATAGTGAACTAAGGAGAGCGTACGTTGTTCATCACCGCTAGATACTGCCCGTACGACTAGAGGTACATTTAACTTCGCTGTTAACACGAATGGTAAGAGTGATCCATATATGACGCCTACAGCACACCAGATTGGGAATACCCGTAACGTCGGAGACTGAAATCCAACAAATAGTTCAGAGCTCATTCCCGCAGCGGGTGACAGCGACCTCTGTGCACTGAGACGAACAACTCCTGAGTTGTGTGTAGACACAAAAGCAAGTGTCTTCCTCCCCACTCACGACCGGTACGCGTGTTCTTTATGAACTGTTTGTCTAACTTCACCGTCGATATTCGCGGCCCACGAGACCGCTCCTACAGTGGCGCGCGGAAATTAAGAAGAGCGGACTGGTGCGAGGGGATGAAGTTGAAAAAAGTGCGAACCCGAGGCACGACTCGGGAAATACAACAGGAACTGACAGACCGAACGGCAAACTCAAGAAGACAGTTTCACGCATGAAACGCGGGGGGCGGGACTCGCATCTATTGTCCAAGATCTGCCACCGTGAACTCTATCCCAGCGGGTCTGAATTCCCCTTGCTACACCCATCCACCGTTTTGATTACCATCTCTCCCGGAAGTTCTTTTTGCGCTGcctcctgcatgcacccttctctttcctcatcGTGAATTGACGCAAAGATAATCATCCCAGTTGTTCCCGCCCtcactctgtctctgtttctcaggCTTCACCCGCATGTGACACCACGCGATCTTTCGACGATAAAGACACTCTAatgcagacgagagaggtgtacgtacacccgaatGCACTCGTGTTCGGTCCTCGAAAAACAGCTTTTTTCGAGGTTTCAGCGATGCAACCCTTCACCACAAGGTGGCAAGCAAAGTTGAAAAACTCTGTGTGGCATATTCATCACAAACGGCATGTCTCGTCATCCCTTTTTAGACTGAAAGCCGCTCTTTCCGCTGGAAGTTTCAAGCATTTGTTGGTTTGTTACGCCTAGGTGTTGTGCCAAGTGTGgtgtcgtttttctgcgttttcagtGCATCTCAGTTCGGTTTCTCCGCCAGACGCGACCTCTTCTCACATCCTCCCCCCCCACCCCCCCaaagtgtttttcaccgcgTTGGTCTCTTTATTCAGACACTCGCACTTCAGGACCGCCTACCCGTCCACCGAGAGGGAatccctgcatgcagaaaaaaaagcggTTTTGCAACCATCGCACCCCCGCAAAGTCTGAACCTCACAGAGTCACGATTATCACACGGCAGCCCGATGGCCGTCCATGGCATGGCCGTTCGTCTTGACGTCACGTTCTTCCCCCGCTACATTTCCTCTGGCCTTCGTGATTCTCCGTGCTTCTCTTTCAGATCCAATCTAGAGAACCCGGTTCCGGCGTCGACGCTCGTGGATCCGACGCGTCGTTTCTCCgccgtcgtctgtctcgaaAAAAACGCCCTTGCTGCCGCAGCCTTCTCGACTCCTCGCTGTGTTTGCCAACTGCCCCGCCCCCTCACATTTCGTCGTGCCCGTGGATTCTTGCTGTTTTCTCCGGAGGCGTAGAAAACTTTTGTTCTCGCTAACGCCAAGGGGGCACCGCGCCTTGTTTACCGTCGCCGGTTTAACCCCATTCTGAGGAAGCTTTTTAAGTTGTTCTTCCGTGAACGTTGCCGTCGCAGCCTTCTTCCTGCGTGACGCTTGCGCGCGACCTCTTCCCTTTGTGTCTTCCTTCCCATCCGGAGGGCCTGCGCCGCTCTCCCCcgcttcgctgcatgcgcgggaaGTCCTCCCATCGAGTCGTCGGGACCCTCTTCTCGGGTGTGTAGACACCTGAGGAGGCTCGCCCGCGTCTTTTTCCGAGCTCGAAAGACCCCCACCAGAAGCCGAACGCGCACTCGGAGGAGGCGTGCCATGGTCGTCCAGAGTCCGAAGAGAGGCCGCAGAGCAGCCAGGACCCGGCGAACGTCGGTCACTGACAACTCCGTTTTGTCGCGAGGACCGTGGGCAAGTCGCGCGTCCACACCGTTCGTACACCAGAATGTACGCCTGACTGAGACGAACATGGTTCCACGATGTCTGCGTGACCTCTGCATCGTTCACTTCCCACcacgtctcttcctctgctctctccaaGTGCGTGTGGCTGTTTTCCACCGTACCCCGGCCCTCCCCTCGCGCCTTGTCCTCTGCAGCAGAGAACATAAACTCGCCCTTGtgcggcgaagacgaacaTGGGGAGACACCCTCTTCTGAACTCTCACCCTGTcccgtctctcgcgtctctgtctccacgagGTCGCACGGCGCCCCGCGACGGTAGCATACGTAGTGCCCGCCAACTCCGCTGCGCCCCTGGTGCTCGATCACCGCGCGGAGCGTGTAGACAGCCGCGTCGTCGCGCAGCGTCTGCAGGAAACGCGCGTTTTGCCCGGCCGCAGAAACTCCACCGCCTCCTGACCTTTCCCGACTACAGAGGGAGTTCCGCGCGCGTCTTTGCGTGGCTCTTTCCGCGTCCCTCCCagctctgtgtgtctcgcgACTCTGCGAAACACTTTGACTTGACAGCTTCCGTCTCTTGCGCCCCTGGTAACGcccgccttcgtcttcggacTCGAACGAAGACCCACGCTTCGTCGCGCCCACAagctcgctgcatgcagcctcgAAGGCCGGAGATGCCACACAGTGCGGGCCAATGACGCTCTCGAGGCGCTGCGGAAACTCCACATGCGCCTTGATTTTGAAGCCTCCGccggcagctgcagctgctgcggccTTCAAAGCGCCACTGCCAAACGAACCTGGAGGAGTGACGCTGCTTCGCGGGAGCTGAAAAAGCAGGATATCCGGGAGACGCTCGAGAAACGTCTGCGTGTGAACCTGGTTGCAGCGATGACAGCGCAGTCGGTGGTAGCAGGAAAGCGCGTCGCATGTGTCTATACACAGCGCCGCTtccgcttcgtctgcgttgttccttgtctccaccttctcttcCACACTGTGCATCACGGTCGTGTCCTGCGTCCTCGTTCGCGACGCCGCTcccgtctccactgtctgCACACCGTCTCGCTCtatgtcttcctctccgctgGCATTTCTTTCCGAGTTTCCCTCTCGGCGTCCCTGCCACTTTCCGCAAACCCCACACTTTTGCTTGCCGCCCTCGACCCCAGGAGACACTGCAGCGTCACATCCGCTGCCTCTCCACGCTCTGCTCGTCTCCGCCTTTTCGCCGCGTCGCTGAGATTTCGCCACCCTGCGACGCGGCGCCCCCACACTGCAGGCGGGCCGCCCCGACCGTGCCGTCGCTTCGCCGCGCCTCCGCGCTCGGACCCGGCCAGCGGCGCCTCCTGAGGGCGCGGCGCCTCCGCAGGAGTGCGTtaaggcgagagagagacactccTCCAGTGTGATGGGCTGCGGCGACGTGAGTCTCTGGGCGCGGCTGCCCGACGAGTTTGCGTCCCcggcgagagacagggcCCTGCGCGACTCTGACCAACTGACGGCGTTCGACCGCGTGCGACTCGACACCCAGCGACTTCGCTCGGGGAGACGGACAGGCAATACGCCGCAGAAACTCTCCACGGACAAGAGGGAGGACAGCGCGCCACCTGGAAGACAACAAATCGGAACTCCAGGCTCTCCCGGACCCGCAGAATACACGCTGGACAGCGCCAGAGAGCCGGGACTGCACGCAGGGTGCGACGCGAGGGTCGGatagagaggagaagaaggaaacggcgCCGCATCTGGAGGCAGAACCACTGGAAGTCTCGCCTCGAATCCGTCTTCCGCGCTCCTTCCGCTGTCCATAAACCTCGGCGAAGCGGCGGGCGGGAACTTCTCCGAGTTCCGAGGCGAAAGGGCCTTCTCGGAGAAGAGCCTGGAGCAACGAACCGATGCAGGAGACACGGCACCCTCCCGAGGACCAGGCGGGGACGTGCGGCAAGCCAcgcgagacgcaggcgcCTCGCCTCGCTTTTCCAACTCCGCTCTCGATTGCACAGACACCTGACCTCCCTGGCAAGCATTCGAGTCCACGGCACTTCTCTTAGCCCCCGGGAGGAGGCCCTCCACCTCGTTTCTCCCCgctgttttctcccttcctcgcaGGGCTGCGGACTCGCGCCCAGCTCTGCTTCCTGGgtttccccttcctctccgaCAGGCGCgacttgcttctctccggctGCTCGAAGACGCTGACACTGTCGCATCCACGTCGCACCTACAACAGCAGCTGCAGGGGACAGGGACCTGCACTAGGCGCCCTACGAGGGCCTGCTGGAGCTGACGAAGCAGCAAAGTGGCACTCTGTCGCTGCGCCAGAGCCGCGAGACTCGCTTCCAAGGCCTCGCGTTTCACAgcctccttcgcttcgaTTTTGAGCGAGAGAGTCTCCATTTCGCCGCTCATGTAACCCAGCTGGCTCTGCTTGATTCCAGCCTCGGGGGAGAACTCCACACTCTTGACATCCGCGGATTCAGATACACTGGACTTGCAGTGAGGCGCTTCCAGCTTCACTCCTGGAGTCGGGAGGCGAAGCCGCGCCTTCACGACCGGGGAGACTGGTGCCCCTGCAGGGCTTTGCAGTCCAAGAGGCAGGCCCGCGTCGCCCGCTCGAGCCGGCaactcgctgtctcccctccgcGGGGAAGGTCCTGGAGCCTTGTCGACCGAGGCCTCGTGATTCATCGCGAGTCGAACAGGCGAGCTCCGAAGCTCCGTCACTCGGCCCTTGCTGTTTTCAGTGGCATCTCTCTTCCGAATTGGAGAGCAAGTAACTGCATTTTCTGCCCCGAGTTCCCGGCAGCGACGCTCTATCTCGGGATCTAAGAAGTGgaacgaggcagagacgagaagactTTCTGGCAACTTTCGTCGGTCCGCGCGACcgccctctccctctgtctcttcgcgcccgagctcgctcttcctcggcaCACTCCGCGGCGAGAGACCGCGGACGCAGTGCGTCCGCATTCTGGGGCACGAAGAGAAGGCTCCAGCAGCAACCGCGACTGCGCCCGTCGCGGGTCGCGGCCCTGGCTCGCTCGCTCCGCCACCCCGAATGCTGTGCGACAGCACAGAGCTCCGCAGAGATCCGAGGCTGTGACTGGGATTCGCGAGGCCACGTTGAGGACTTGAAACAGATCTTGATGCCTGGCCGTAAGACGCCGGACTCCCTCCGGGAGCACTGCAGTGCCCCGCCCTCTCTCGGCCCCCCCTCTGACCGCTAGTTGGGCTCCAAGGACACCCCTGAGCTCGACGGACCGCCGACGGAGAGCCTGTCGATTCGCCAACGCCGGGGGTCAAGTGCGTCTTGAGGGCGTTTGTGCAGGTGTTCCTTCCTGACGACGGAGAATCTAGTGAGTTTCCTAGACGCCGTCGtgaggcttctctctcttttttctcggggCTGCAGCCGGGGCGTGAAAGTCCGCCGAGAAAAGCATCCTCCCCAGAAAACCCTGGACAGTCAGACGAAGACACACCGCTAGAGGCTCCGCCAGTCGACACAGCTAATGCCTCGCCCTTGAGGAACTCCTGGCCGTTGTTTGCTTCGTCCCGTTGCATGGGCGACGAGCCGCCGCGCGGAAGGGAGCAGAAGGCCGACACGTCGAAAGAGTGCTGTTCGCGCTGGAGTTCTGTAAAGATTTGTTGAATCAGAAACCTCCAAACCTCCTCGACGTCGAGTTCCACGTCTTGTTCAAAGTCCGCGTTCAGCATGCGCATGTGAGAGACAAAGtcaaaaggcgagagaacgtTCTGTTCCTGTTTGATCCACCAGCGTTTGGTCTGGAGCTGCCGCTTCAGACGCAGCTGCCGCCGCATGCGTTGCTTTTGCTCCTCTTCGGGGTCTTCCGCTggcgcgccttcttcgccctcgcctGGCTTCCCACCTACGCTacctccctcctctcctctctcctcggccGCCTGCATGCTCGCGGTCGGCGACTGTGAAGCTGTCCTCGGACACGCGTTGTCTTGAGTCAGGGCCCGCGCATGGAGGGTGTCTCCGCCAGCTTGCATTCGCCCCAGAATCTCTGCCATACAAAAGTTGAGCGGCATCCGCGCGGCACTGaccgctgcagctgcggctCGGCCCACGGCCGCAGCGTCTGTACACCAGAcctctctccccctttccGGGCCAGACGCGTCGACACCCGGGGAGGCTCGGAAAACAGCGAACCGGCTCCTCGGTCGTCCCcgttctcccgcctctcccgggagaagcagaagtgCCTGCTGCTTGCGGACGAGGTCGTGCAGCTCGGAGGTCGAAGGGCTGCGACTCCGCTGCTGCTCTCGCCAGACGCCCCCGTAGAGATTCGAGAAAGTTCGGGTCGACGCAAGAGCTTGAAGCAACACGTTGAAGCTGCAAGTCTTCCCCAAGTTCAAAAGACCCGGCGGCGCACGCTCGCACGCACACATGGACTCCTCCGTCCCGCCTGCCattgcgaagaagaggcgagctgtgagcgcgaagaaaaggcggcCGCAGCCTTGAGATTCGCGGCTCGGGAGTGTGCGTCGTGCCTCCAGAGAGGAAATCGAAAACGGGCGAGGCAGCGCGGCCTTCAAGAAAATCACAAGCCTAGATCCGGAAACCAAGGCCCGCCACCTCTGCGGTGATCCCCGAACAAGCAAATTCGCGAAATTGGAAGAACCCTTATTTTATGCTCTGGAAAACGGAAGCGCTCCGTGTTTTAAGACTCCAGAAATCCCCAGAACGTAACTCCTGGTCTTCGCAGCAGTCAAAAAGCGGCAGTCAAACGCCCGAGAGCCAGCGTCTTTTAGCCAAAGCATTTGCGTCAGTGAGGAACACAATcacgtgtatgtacactccGTGCCGGCCCTCCGGACCGCGCACCATTCAGAATCGGCAACAGCGAAGCTTCAAAAGTACGAAGTCAAGCAGATGCGTCGCTGGGTTCTCGCCTACGCTGGCTGGTCAGAGAACTTTGCATCTGAATCGCAGTGAAAAGAAACCCGGAAGGCGGCCTTCCACTCGCTTTCGTTCTTGACTGACTCAGGCAACCTGTTCGGCGCCGGTCTCCTTAGCAGAGTCGTCGAAAACAAGCGCGATGGGGGCACATGCGGGATACAACTCGGGTTGGTGCACTTAAGGtcaaacgaaaaaaacagctAAGCTTGGACCTGGCGAAGAGACACCTTCAAAATCTAAACCAGGAGTCCACCTCAGCGACGCGCCTTCGTCCTGTGGCTGATGGAGGGAAAAAAACAGCGGGTCGCCACACTCCAGCCGCATATGGGAGCGGAGGGCGAGGTGCAGTCGGAGAAAGCTCGAGAAAGGACAATACCACGAAGACTTTCCGAGGACAGAGATAGACACGCACATTCGGGACACGCGTGCCGAGACAGCGAATAGAGGGTCTTGTTCGCTGCAGAGGTACAGGTTTCGCTGCAAGCGCGACGACGCAGATGAGGGCTACAAGCTACGGAGGAACACGATGAGTTAAAAGACACCATCTTggctggagagacgaagtgAGCTCGCACTTCCCCCAAACAAGAGGAATCTTGGACTGTGAATCACGAGGAGCTAGTCGACAGGCTGTATGTGCCGCAGAGAGTCACCCATCGACCACAGTTGAATGCAGGGCGGGGTGACAAAACAAATGTTGTTGCGCCTTGAAAAGTCTTCTCTTGAAAACATCGTTGGCGGCAAACAAGCCACCTTCTCCCCCGCAGGATGTGCTGTATAGAAGAGAGAATgcaaagagaaggcggaggtGTGTATCGGAGAGTTGATTTCTTGAAGGAAAACGTCGTAGTTCAGCGGcggcgaagacagaaagatgGCCGTGAAGAAGACTGGAAAACTTCGTTCTCTACAGGACCCCCTGGATGGCTTTCCACACCAGAAACGATTCGAGCGACAAACATGGGCGCATTAGTGGTAGTCTGCTGTTTTTCCGGCTTCCGACTCTGAAGCCCTGCGGCTGCCGGACCGTACTCCTCAAGGGCAGAGACGCACCCGTAATTCCTCAAAACTGTACACAAGGTGAAAAGAAAATCGCACGCGATATAAAGCGGTGCCTGCCGATACCGGACACGGGCCCTGTTCTGAAGGGGTTGTACTGACGTGTCGTTGACGGTTCACTGAAAACACGACTGCGGAAATGCGGCGGATGATGTGACGCACAAACAACCTGCCTGGTTACCTCATATAAACGAACTCATTTCTGCAGTAAACAGGTGCGCCAGAATACGTCACAGCTGTCCGGCGTAGCGACAGCCCGCGATGCGCCAGAAAAAGTCAGGGAAACATGACAGAGGCGACAACCGCGACGTCGAAATAGATGGTGGCTCTAACGTAGCGAAAACACACCAGGAACCCGAACCGTGCAACTCCAGCGACGGATGCCTGCGAGCAAACTGGAAATTGTAGATGTTCATGGACGTTTTTGACGGTTTGCCTCGTTTGGAAAAAACCTCACGCACTTGAAAATCATAGTCCGGCCAAGCGGACGAAGTTGCAACCTGACGGAAAAGCGGGCGGCAAAAGACGTCCTCGATGCGAAAGACAGCGCCTACAGTGTCTCGGCGTTGACGGAAATTCAGTTCGCTCGCTCTACTCGAAGAATTTTAGGCCCTACTCCATGCGAGGGTACGATGTGCACATCCGCAGTGGGGGATAACACGACGCGAGCTGTCAGCAGAGTCTTTCTTCATGCgacgaaaaacaggaaaaaccTACACTGAAGTCCATGAAGGCAAGTGCGAAGATTCGCTGAATCGGGCTGCGGTGCCAGCTGAGGAGGCAATGACATCTGGACGACGTTCTGCCATGCTCCAAACTATTCAAAAGTGTTCCATGCGAAAGGCTCCTGCCGCACTCTGCCGCTAccgagtgtacgtacactgcaAATCA contains the following coding sequences:
- a CDS encoding ubiquitin carboxyl-terminal hydrolase (encoded by transcript TGME49_314840), with amino-acid sequence MAGGTEESMCACERAPPGLLNLGKTCSFNVLLQALASTRTFSNLYGGVWREQQRSRSPSTSELHDLVRKQQALLLLPGEAGERGRPRSRFAVFRASPGVDASGPERGREVWCTDAAAVGRAAAAAVSAARMPLNFCMAEILGRMQAGGDTLHARALTQDNACPRTASQSPTASMQAAEERGEEGGSVGGKPGEGEEGAPAEDPEEEQKQRMRRQLRLKRQLQTKRWWIKQEQNVLSPFDFVSHMRMLNADFEQDVELDVEEVWRFLIQQIFTELQREQHSFDVSAFCSLPRGGSSPMQRDEANNGQEFLKGEALAVSTGGASSGVSSSDCPGFSGEDAFLGGLSRPGCSPEKKEREASRRRLGNSLDSPSSGRNTCTNALKTHLTPGVGESTGSPSAVRRAQGCPWSPTSGQRGGRERAGHCSAPGGSPASYGQASRSVSSPQRGLANPSHSLGSLRSSVLSHSIRGGGASEPGPRPATGAVAVAAGAFSSCPRMRTHCVRGLSPRSVPRKSELGREETEGEGGRADRRKLPESLLVSASFHFLDPEIERRCRELGAENAVTCSPIRKRDATENSKGRVTELRSSPVRLAMNHEASVDKAPGPSPRRGDSELPARAGDAGLPLGLQSPAGAPVSPVVKARLRLPTPGVKLEAPHCKSSVSESADVKSVEFSPEAGIKQSQLGYMSGEMETLSLKIEAKEAVKREALEASLAALAQRQSATLLLRQLQQALVGRLVQVPVPCSCCCRCDVDATVSASSSSRREASRACRRGRGNPGSRAGRESAALRGREKTAGRNEVEGLLPGAKRSAVDSNACQGGQVSVQSRAELEKRGEAPASRVACRTSPPGPREGAVSPASVRCSRLFSEKALSPRNSEKFPPAASPRFMDSGRSAEDGFEARLPVVLPPDAAPFPSSPLYPTLASHPACSPGSLALSSVYSAGPGEPGVPICCLPGGALSSLLSVESFCGVLPVRLPERSRWVSSRTRSNAVSWSESRRALSLAGDANSSGSRAQRLTSPQPITLEECLSLALTHSCGGAAPSGGAAGRVRARRRGEATARSGRPACSVGAPRRRVAKSQRRGEKAETSRAWRGSGCDAAVSPGVEGGKQKCGVCGKWQGRREGNSERNASGEEDIERDGVQTVETGAASRTRTQDTTVMHSVEEKVETRNNADEAEAALCIDTCDALSCYHRLRCHRCNQVHTQTFLERLPDILLFQLPRSSVTPPGSFGSGALKAAAAAAAGGGFKIKAHVEFPQRLESVIGPHCVASPAFEAACSELVGATKRGSSFESEDEGGRYQGRKRRKLSSQSVSQSRETHRAGRDAERATQRRARNSLCSRERSGGGGVSAAGQNARFLQTLRDDAAVYTLRAVIEHQGRSGVGGHYVCYRRGAPCDLVETETRETGQGESSEEGVSPCSSSPHKGEFMFSAAEDKARGEGRGTVENSHTHLERAEEETWWEVNDAEVTQTSWNHVRLSQAYILVYERCGRATCPRSSRQNGVVSDRRSPGPGCSAASLRTLDDHGTPPPSARSASGGGLSSSEKDAGEPPQVSTHPRRGSRRLDGRTSRACSEAGESGAGPPDGKEDTKGRGRAQASRRKKAATATFTEEQLKKLPQNGVKPATVNKARCPLGVSENKSFLRLRRKQQESTGTTKCEGAGQLANTARSREGCGSKGVFFETDDGGETTRRIHERRRRNRVL